Sequence from the Macaca fascicularis isolate 582-1 chromosome 16, T2T-MFA8v1.1 genome:
agtcctCTTTTCTGTGTCTGTCATTTGTTCATGacttcatttattaaacaaacacTGTCTAGTAAGGTCAAGAGGCCGTGGCCAGGACAGGTTGCCCTCTGTCTCTCAGGATCCTGTTCAGAGAGCTGGCTTGTTGGTTAGGGACAAGTCCTCTGCATGCACAGCCAGTAGGAGGCACCCAGGGCTGCCGCAGGCTTTCCCCCGCCCTCCAGTGGCCACATCCTGTGGTGGCCTCAGCTACTGCCTCCATGGTTCTCCCATCAGGAGCAGACACCCAAGCTTGGCAAGCTAAGAACTCTTTTCCAAGCACCTTTAGGAAGCCCCCAGAGCAAAGTGAGAAAGGCCCCAGcttctttgcccaggctgttggCAGCAAACAGAGCTTATCACAGGGGTCCAGGACGGGGAGTGGTGGGCGTGCATGTGGGTGGCTGGCCTGAGGTCCTCTGCTTCCCCTCTTCCCCGCCAGGCCTGGGCTCGGTGCTGTAGATGGGCCATCCTGGCTGGAAGAAGTCAGCTTTGGGATGTCCCAGGGCAGGTGTCAGGAATGCACCTGTGCACATGCCTGTGCCTGCACACGGCTCAGGAGAGGTGCCTCCACACTTGAGTGCCTGCTTGCCTGTATGCAGGGGCTTTGGGCCCAGGGAAATGAATGAGGAGACAAGGGTTTTGCTCTCCTATGAAAGCTGACCTGGCAGTTGGCCTCCTAATAACTACTTCATAATCTAGCATATCTGTGTAGTCTGGTAGAGTGCTCACCCTCTACCAGTTTGTTTTCAGcgtttcttcttcctctgtgtaGGCTTTTATTATTTGAGGAAAAATGTGAGTTTTTTAGTGCTGCCAGGCAAAATCACAAGGAGGCATGAAAACAGAAACTGCAGTTTCAGAAGCTGCTGTCCTCATCCTGCTCTCGTCGCCTTCTTGAAATGTGGGAGTGGGGAAGTTGCAGGGCGCTTCCTGCCTTTAGTGCTGGAGGAGCCTTGTGGGGAGGTTTCTCCTGGGGAGTGCGGCAGGTTCTGGTGTGGCTGTGACTTTGGCGGCTGTCAGGGCCCGGCTGGGGGCCTCCGTGCACAACCTGCCCTGTGTGTCATCCTGACACTCTCCATGGCCAGAGATCTGCCCTGTGTCATTTTCCTCCAGATGTTAGCGTACTCTTACAGTGGACACCTGCAGATCCCCCTACTCTGAAGCACTTTGCCTGTCACCCGATTGCTGCCTGGACGGGTGACCCTTGCTCCAGGTGGTGATGGCAGCCATTTCCTCTTTTCGTTGGTTCTCTCTTTAAAGACTCCTTTCCTTTTGGACCTGATTGAAACACATGTGCTCCCTGGAGCTCCTCCTTGGGCCCTCACTGTTCCCAGGTGGGCTTGCAACTGCCTTCTGAGGGCCTGGGTGAGATTAAGGGCCACTCAGTCAGCCTCGTACCAGCTGGCAGTCTCTAGGGCCTATCCCTAGAGTCTACAAACCTCTGTCTCAGACACTCCAAGCCTCCTTGACAAATTGCCATCGGCAATGTCCCTGTTCCTCCGCTGCTGCAGACGAGGCCTCCCCAGGAATCTCTGCTTCTAGCAGATGGGGACTAGGCATGGTGGATTCCTTTGGCAGACCTGGCTTTGCCATGAGCACGACCTGTGCAGCTTATGTCCCGTTGCTGGCTGCTGCTTGCCTCCTCAAGGTGGCGGGTAACCAGCAGCTGGATTGGGCTTTTAAAACATAGATttaggatgggcacagtggctcatgcctgtaatcccaacactttgggaagccaaggcgggcggatcacctgaggtcgggagtttgagaccagcctggcgagcatggagaaactccgtttctactaaaaatataaaattagccaggcatggtggcacatgcctgaaatcccagctactcgggaggctgaggcaggagaatcacttgaacccaggaggcagaggttgtggtgagcctagatcgtccattgcactccagcctgggcaacaagagtgaaactccatctcaaaaaaaaaaaaaaaaaaaaaaaaaaaactgatcatGTTACCTGCTTATTAAAAGGTAAGCCCTTCTAGAGAAGTGCTAGTTTTCCCTCATTTTGTTACCACTGTCTAGTCCAGGGATGCACAGAGGCAAGGCCTCACCAGGCGAGTACAGTGGCTGTGCCCAGGTGTAGCCTGATGCAGTTCTTGGCCCTGAGCAAGGCAGGGCTGGCCCGTCCTGCCTGTGAGGCTGTGGGAGTCCTGGGACTCCCCTGGTTCCATACCCTGGCAAAGGGGCCACCCCAGTGAGCCCCTCACAGCACCTCTTCAGGGATTAGGATAGAAAAGGATGTGGTGCCCACAGGGGCTGGGTCGTGGCTCAGCATTGCCAGCTTCTGCCTGGCAGGCCACACCAGAGTCACCCCTGACAGTCTTATGTCCATCCTCCTGCTCCACAGCTCGTtgccagaggaaaaaaacaagagcAGCTCCTCTTTTGAGACATGCCCGAGGCCTACTGAGAAGCAAGAGGCAGAGCCGGGGGAGCCGGACCCTGAGCAGAAGAGGAGCCGCGCACGGGAGCGGAGGCGAGAGGGCCGTTCCAAGACCTTTGACTGGGCTGAGTTCCGTCCCATCCAGCAGGCCCTGGCTCAGGAGCGGGTGGGTGGCGCAGGGCCCACTGACAcccatgagcccctgcgccctGAGGTGGAGCCTGGGGAGCTGGAGCGGGAGCGTGCACGGAGGCGGGAGGAGCGCCGCAAGCGCTTTGGGATGCTCGACGCCACAGACGGGCCAGGCACTGAGGATGTAGCCCTGCGCATGGAGGTGGACCGGAGCCCAGGGCTGCCTGTGAGTGACCTCAAGACGCATAACGTCCATGTGGAGATCGAGCAGCGGTGGCATCAGGTGGAGACCACGCCTCTCCGGGAAGAGAAGCAGGTGCCCATCGCTCCCGTCCACCTGTCTTCTGAAGATGGGGGTGACCGGCTCTCCACACACGAGCTGACCTCTCTGCTGGAGAAGGAGGTAATAGCCTGGGACCAGATCCTCCCCCTGCTCCCAGCAGCCTTTCCAGAGCATCAGCTGTAAGCTGTGGCCTTAGGGGTTCATCTACACAGTCCTAACCTCGAGGGACTTGCAGACCCCTAGGGGAGACAGACGCACAGATGAGTCCTCATAGTTGAGGCAGACCTGAGAGCTGTGGGAGCGTGCCAGTGCGTGCAGGACAGGGAAGGGGGCCTTCCAGGCACAGAGGAATTCATCCCATGGTGCGGGCCACTGCCATTGAGAGGCAGGCGGCGTTGCAGGTCCCCAGTGGTTTCCTCGCTCTGACTCCCGATGGCAGGAGGGGCGTGAGCAAGGTGAGGCTTTTGCGTTAGGCAGCCCTGGCTTGGACAGGTCAAAGCTGGAGGCAGAGATCAACCCCAGGTGCTCTTACAGTGGCTTGGGGATGGCTGATCAGATCTAAAGCCAGGGGCATCCAGCAGGAGATGACAGCTGGGTCCCAGGTCATGAGGATGTGAAGCAGAAGGCAGTGGTGAGGTGGGGTAGGCCGTGGATGAAGGCTGCCCTGTGACTGTCACTCCTCCATGAGGCCCTCAGTGCACCTGGGTACAGAGATGAACAAGCCGGCCCCCAAACTATAAAATAAGATGTTATTTCATTGAAATGTATCCAGAAATGCAGTCTGCAGAACTACAGCGGTGGATTTACATgtctggacagggagtctcgtAACCAGGGACGTATAGCATTACGGTTTTTGTGGAACTCCCTGTTTCACTCTCAATTTAGGGACAGTTTTCAACACTGTGTTTCAAATATGTTCTCTTACGTAAGTAGTTTGTTAAAGATTTGCCACTTGGGTATGCCTTATGCTTCTGATCTTTTTTGTATTAACTGTATGAGGCTGAGTTATCACCAGCACTAATACTtgtactttttcattttcctcatccatTAACAAATAACAAAggcaagatgaaataaaataacagttgAAACTCACATTACTTCAAGCTACCAAAATGGACCAGCCAGCAGGTGACACACTGGTTCAACAATCTGAGGGGGTCAGTCTTCACTGTTTGAAAGTCAGGggtcagctgggcgtggtggctcatgcctgtaatcctggtactttgggaggctgaggtgggtgaatcacgaggtcaggagatcaagaccatcctggccaacatggtgaaaccctgtctctactaaaaatacaaaaattagctgggcgtggtggcatgtgcctgtagtcccagctacttggaaggctgaggcaggagaatcacttgaacccaggaggcagaggttgcagtgacctgagattgtgccatcgcactccagcctggcgacagagcgagagtccgtctcaaaaaaataaaggaggtcTCCCCGCCTCTCACAGCACAGCCTGGCAACAACCTGGGTGGCACTGGCGTGACTGCCCACTACACACATAGCTCCACTCAGCACGAGCTCTGGAAGCAGGATGGGTAGccctgcacacagccaggcatcAGGAGGCACCTGGGAGGTGTGTGGGGAAGAGGTGGACGGATGAATGAGTAGCTGAAGCTGTTGAAAGCAAGAAGAGTATAAAATAGCTTACTCATGAGTGTCCACACCTTGTTTGAGAGAACTGCGGGAACCGTTTTTGCAAACAGAACTTTGTGGAATCCATCATGTAAAACTGGTCAAATGGAGTGGTTTCCGTTGAGACCATTGTGGGCCCTGGAGTGAGGCCTGCTTGAGGCCACCACTCGCAGTGGTCCATGTAGAGCCTAACCTGGCCTGTGTGACCAGCTGAGGACACTCACAAGGACCCCATGGGGTGGTCTTCCTCTAGATACAGATGCAAAACCCTTGTTCCCCAGTGGACACAGCCCCCTTCTCAGAAATGAACACCCCTTATGGGCCTTGGTGCCTGTATAGGGCGTGCACGTTGGAACCTTGAGCAGGCGTGGGAATTATGTGGACACCCAGGGCTGCCTGGAGTAAGAAGGATAAGGTAGTTCCTTGGTCCCCAGAGGGTACGGAGTCTGTCATTGTTACTGATGGCTTGCATTGGAACCTTCACTTCCAAATGCTGCTGGTAAAGGCCATATCAGCACATTTGCTGAGATGTGGAGACTCCAAAACTCTTGGGCCGCATGGAAGACCAGTGAAAGAGTCTGTGCTGGGCAGCTGCTTTGTTTGTCGTTGTCATTTTGCATAAAAGTGTATGTCTTTTTGCCAACAGCTGGAGCAGAGCCAGAAGGAGGCCTCAGACCTTCTGGAGCAGAACCGGCTCCTGCAGGACCAGCTGAGGGTGGCCCTGGGCCGGGAGCAGAGCGCCCGTGAGGGCTACGTGCTGCAGGTAGGGTGGAGGGGCTGCTGTGGCCCATGGTGCGCTCAGGAGCTTCAGTGTGAAGGGTTCATGCTCAGGCAGGCTAGGAGTGTGCAAAACTTGGCTCAGCAGGGGCCGCCTCCTGGGAGCTCACACCCCTGGGCTCTTCTGCCACAGGACTGGACTCTCAATGTGCTGGGGCCCGGGGGGGTGGTGTTTTTTCCTCCTGGTATGACATTTTGGGGAATCTCCCTGAAACCTCTATATCTAAGGACTTTTTTTGGTAATAAAATCATTGTGGTGCCCTTTCCTTTTGACTCTGAAAGTAGCCAATGTACATTTATTATGAATACCATACATTTGCATGTGATTTCTCATAGTTTTCACTATAGTAATATTGGGCCTGTTGTACAGATTGAAGACATTGAATCACACAGCAAGTCCGGTGCCTGCTTACAACCAACAGCAAGTCAGTGACAAAGCTAGCACTGGACCCCATTCCCATCTGTGTTTATACCACATCTGCAGGCAGACTTGGGGCTCTTACCACTACTAGTCCAACCCCGGGATACCTCCTCTGAGATCCTGTACCACAGAGCCCTGGTATAGGGGTGTCACAAGGCTGGAGCTAACCTGGTCCAAGGGCAGGCCTGTGTCTGCTGACTTTCTTGcagtgtgccaggccctgtgccaagTATCGGGCATGAAACAGATATACTCCTGTCCCCATTGAGCGGTAGGGGAGATTGTGATAGGAAGATTGATACATAAATACTGCAGGAGAAGTGAAATGGGGTACCAGAACAGGGAGCCTGAGTTCTCAGCAATGGCTGAGGGTATAACACTAGAATCAGGGTCCTCGGTTCAAGACTTGGCCCTGCTACTGACCCCCAAAGCAAGTGCATGTGTCCCCTCCTCTACAGCGGCAGCCTACTGCCTGTGTAGACTTAGACCCAGGGATCCCTGAGGGCCCTTCCAGCTCTTAGACCCCGAGTCTCTGTCATGTATTGAGTGTCTACATTTCCAGACCGTAGTGCGCTGACCTTGGTCTGAGTCGTCCCAGGCAGCAGGTGAAACGGGCACTCAGCTGGCCTCTGACCATAGTCTGCCTCTTTGCAGACTCTCTGTAGTTTCTTCTCATGCGTGCTCCTTGGGCCTTCTGTTCCTCTCTGCCCCACGTTCCCTAGACTCTCCTCTCCAGCCTCTTCCGCCATAGTCATTGCCATGCCCAGTTCAGACCTGGTGACGGTGGGCCTCCCCGCCAAGGTCATTTGCACTTGCCCTCCAGGTTTGAGGAGCATCTTTTTAATTCTTGATTGGGCCTCAGCCTGTAAGAATTGACTTCAAATCAGGTGGTAAAGATACAAGTTCAGCATGCcaaattcaaaaatctgaaatgctccaaaatccaaaactgaaCGCTGACATATGCTCAAAGGAAGCGTTTACTGGAGcatttcaggttttggatttttggattggggatgctcaaccagtaagtagaatgcaaatattttaaaatccgaAATAGTTCTTGTCCCAagtattttggataagggatactcagctTGTACTAGCAGTGGACGTTGCACATTGCTAACCTAGGAACCTGCCTCTTTGTCTAACTTGGATAATTGCATGAGCCTACACTGAAGCCCCTGTTGGTCAGCACTGGGCAAAGCTGGTCTTTAATACCTTTTCCCTAAGTCTAATAACCTGTGACTTTTCACCACCCTTTATGCTTTGGAAATGCTTTTAATCACGACTCAGAATGCACAGGGGGTCTGTGGGGTTAAGGGTCAGGAGCCAGCTGCTGGGGTGGGTGCTACACTAACTGCTGGGAGGAGCTTGCATGGTTTGGACATTGAGCGTGAAGTGTAACTTGAACTTAACATAACTGAGTGTCACATCTGTGGCTTCCCCGGCCAGCAGACCGAGAGGGAGCCACAGGCAGGCCAGATTCTTAGGCTGGGCTCAACTCACTcttgtttgtgttgtttttccCTACATTAATGAGTTCTGTCTCTGCATGCCTTTCAGTGTGGggagttttgtttcatttacgttgtgttttgtttttgcatgcttcactttttctcattttgaactCCAcaaaggtttgtttgttttgttgattgtTGTATTTTACTCCATGGTTTCCGTTCCCCCCTCGTTTTGTCTTCTTACAGGTAGAGATTAGTTCTTCCTGTTACTCTAGAGGACTGACTACACTTTCCACAGGAAAATGTTTGGATGTCACCTTGCTGACATCTCCCGAGCgttaccttccttccttctcctcctgtcTTAGAAGGAAGTGGCATCATTTACCTACACCTTACGTCCTGCGCTTGTTTAGGATTTGTTGTCAAGACTgcatactttttgttttgtgaaacaACAGCTGCAGGTGCTCTGCTCCTCCCGCCTGTCCCTCTTCCTGGCGCTCTCTTGTCCTTTAGTCTTTGTTTTGCTTCTCAGTGTGTTCCATTATTCagttttgtttggtttatttCTCCTAGAAGCTATTTGGTTAAAGCTGTTTTCTGATGTTATTGTCCATGTTTTCTGTTTACCTGGAAGCAGctacttactaaaaaaaaaaaagaaagaaaaaagataatttgttggatttttttaatgggaaaaaagatAAAGTTGTGCAAAGGATAAAAGCCAAAGCCATCAAGGAGCTTTCTGTGGTTGTTCCTGGCCAGAGGTGTGACACTCAGAACTGGGAGGCCCGAGTGTTACTAACCAGTATTTAATCGGTTTTTTTAAGACTGAAGTGGCCGCCTCCCCATCGGGTGCCTGGCAGAGGCTCCATAGAGTCAACCAAGACCTTCAAAGTGAGCTTGAAGCCCAGTGCCAGCGCCAGGAGCTGATTACACACCAGATTCAGACCCTGAAGCGTAGCTATGGGGAGGCCAAGGACACGATCCGGCACCACGAGGCTGAGATCCGGAGCCTCCAGGCACGGCTCAGCAATGCAGCCGCCGAACTAGCCATCAAGGAGCAGGCGCTGGCCAAGCTCAAGGGCGACCTGAAGCGGGAGCAGGGCCGGGTCCGCGAGCAGCTGGAGGAGCGGCAACACAGCGAGGCAGCGCTGAGCAGCCAGCTGAGGGCTAGCGAGCAGAAGCTTAAGAGTGCTGAGGCCCTGCTCCTGGAGAAGACGCAGGAGCTACGGGGCCTGGAGACACAGCAGGCGCTGCAGCGGGACCGGCAAAAGGAGGTCCAGAGGCTGCAAGAGCGCATTGCTGACCTCAGCCAGCAACTGGGTGCCAGTGAGCAGGCCCAGCGGCTGATGGAGGAGAAGCTGCAGAGAAACTACGAGCTGTTGCTGGAGAGCTgtgagaaggagaagcaggcattgCTGCAGAACCTGAAGGAGGTGGAAGACAAGGCCAGCGCCTATGAAGACCAGCTgcagggccaggcacagcaggTGGAGACCCTGCAGAAGGAGAAGCTGAGTGCCACTTTCGAGGGCAGTGAGCAGGTGCACCAGCTGGAGGAGCAGCTGGAGGCGCGAGAGGCCAGTGTGCGCAGGCTCGCAGAGCACGTGCAGAGCCTCTGCGATGAGCGGGACCTCCTCAGGCAGCGGTTCCAGGAGCTGACAGAGCGCGTGGCCACATCCGATGGGGATGTGGCTGAGCTCCGGGAAAAGCTGAGGAGAAGAGAGGCCGACAACCAGAGCCTGGAGCACTCCTACCAGAGGGTCTCCAGCCAGCTGCAGAGCATGCACACTCtgctgagagagaaggaggaagagctgGAGCGCATTAAGGAAGCACATGAGAAGGTTCTGGAGAAGAAGGAGCAGGACCTCAATGAGGCTTTGGTTAAAATGGTTGCCTTGGGGAGCAGCTTAGAGGAAACAGAAATTAAGCTCCAGGCAAAAGAAGAGATTTTAAGGAAATTTGCAAGTGAATCTCCAAAGGACATGGAAGAGCCACAGCGTACCCCTGAAGAGACAGAAAGGGATGGCACTTTGCTCCCAGGCCAACCAGTCCAAGTCACTAGGGCCCCTCTGGGCCTCCCACACACAAGGCTCGAGGATGAGGACGAGGACCTGGGGGCTCCTCTGGGGGAGGAATATGGTGACAGCAGCCCCAGTAGGGAAGACAGCATGGTGCCCCCAAAGTCAGTGGAAGTTCTTGACAGGGAGGGCCATCAGCAGGGCACAGCCAAACTCGACCAGGGGGCACCTGGTGTTAAAAGGCAAAGAATCCGGTTCTCCACAATCCAGTGCCAAAGATACATTCACCCCGAAGGGTCCGAGAAGACCTGGACCAGCAGCACATCTTCCGACACCAGCCAGGACCGGTCACCCTCAGAAGAAAGCATGTCCTCAGAGCCTGCACCCAGTGTACTGCCTGCACCTGGCGACTCTGACACGTACCTCTCTATCATCCACTCCCTGGAGACCAAGCTCTACGTCACAGAGGAAAAGCTCAAAGATGTGACCGTGAGGCTGGAGAGCCAGCAGGGTCAGAGCCGTGAGGCACTGCTCGCACTGCACCATCAGTGGGCAGGCACCGAGGCCCAGCTGCGTGAGCAGCTCCGTGCCAGCCTGCTCCAGGTTGGTGTGCTGGCCTCCCAGCTGgagcaggagaggcaggagagggcCAGGAGGGTTGAAGGGCATGTTGGAGAGCTTGGGGACTTCCAGGTCAAGAACAGTCAGGCCCTGATGTGCCTGGAAAATTGCCGAGAACAACTGAGATCTTTGCCTAGGGCCAGCCAGGAGGATGAGCAGGACGCACGTGCAGCCTCCCTGGCCAGTGTGGAGAGTGAGCTAGTCAGCGCCATCCAAGCCCTACGGCACTGGCCAGCCCCAGCCGTTGGCGGGTCCCATGCACAACTGGAGACAGGTGGCACCGAGGAGAACGGGAAACCTGCCTCCCTGCAGCAGTGCCCCCAGCCTGAGCTGACAGAGCAGGAGCGGGTGAGGCTTCTTTCTGACCAGATTGCTCTGGAGGCCTCGCTGATCAGCCAGATAGCAGACTCCCTGAAGAACACAACATCAGATGTCTCCAGAATGCTCCATGAGATTTCTTGGTCAGGACAGCCACTGATGGAATCTGCTGGGGCCCCCGTAGACACCTGGGCCCAGAAGGTGCTGGTGGACGGTGAGTTCTGGAGCCAGGTTGAGTCTCTGAGGAAGCACTTGGGGACGCTGGGAGGAGAGGCAGTCGGTGCCTCAGGAGACGGGCAGCAGAGCATCCCACAGGGCCTGGCCCCCATCCTGGCCAATGCCACGTGGGTCAGGGCAGAGCTCAGCTTTGCCACACAGTCAGTGAGGGAGTCATTCCACCGCAGGCTGCAGAGCATCCAGGAGACCCTGCGGGGCACCCAGACAGCCCTGCGGCAGCACAAGTGCCTGCTGGGGGAAATCTTGGGAGCCTACCAAACCCCAGACTTTGAGAGAGTGATGCAGCAGGTCTTGGAAGCCCTCAGGCTTCCAGCGGGCCATGAAGATGGTGTGCAGCTGTCCTGGGACCTGAGACCCTTAGGAGAAGTCCTGGGCCGAGACTCAGACGGCTCTCAGGAGCCCTTCCATGTGACTGACCAGAGCCCTGGGGCCTTTGTTGCTATTCAGGAGGAGCTTGCCCAGCAGCTGAAGGAAAAGGCCAGCCTCTTAGGGGAGATAGCTGCTGCCTTACCATCTCTGCCACCTGTGGAATCGCTGAGAGATTGCCAGAAGCTTCTCCAGGCATCACAGAGTCTCTCATATAGCACTTGTTTTGGAGGCCTCGGTCAATATTCTTCATTGTTGGTTCAGGATGCCATTATCCAGGCCCAGGTGTGCTATGCGGCCTGCAGAATCCGGCTAGAATATGAGAAGGAGCTCCAGCTCTGCAAGGAGTCCTGGCAGACCCGGGAGTCCTCCTGCTCAGAGCAGGCACAGGCAGCCCAGGCCCTGAGGGAGGAGTACGAGGAGCTTCTCCGCAAGCAGAAGAGCGAGTACCTGGATGTGATCGCCATCGTTGAAAGGGAGAATGCAGAGCTCAAGGCCAAGGCTGCCCAGCTAGACCATCAGCAGCAGTGTCTGGAGGATGCGGAGAGCAAACACAGCATGAGCATGTTCACCCTGCGGGGCAGGTATGAGGAGGAGATCCGGTGCGTGGTGGAGCAGCTGACCAGGACTGAGAGCACACTGCAGGCTGAGCGCAGCCGGGTCCTGAGCCAGCTGGATGCCTCGGTCAGAGATAGGCAGGACATGGAGAGGCATCATGGCGAGCAGATACAGACCCTGGAGGACAGGTTCCAGCTCAAGGTCCGGGAGCTGCAGACAATCCATGAGGAGGAGCTGAGGACCCTGCAGGAGCACTACTCGCAGAGCCTGAGGTGCCTTCAGGACACCCTCTGCCTCCACCAGGGGCCGCACCCCAAGGCCCTGCCGGCCCCTGCCCCCGACTGGCAGGCCACCCAGGGAGAGGCTGACTCCATGACTGGGCTGAGAGAGCGCATCCAGGAGCTGGAGGCCCAGATGGACGTCATGCGGGAGGAGCTGGGACACAAGGACCTGGAGGGCGACGTGGCCACACTGCGCGAGAAGTACCAGAGGGACTTGGAGAGCCTTAAGGTCTTAACGCCCCATTCAGTTTGCAAAGCAGATCCTCCTTGATAACGGGGTGGGTGTGGGGATGTCTGGCTCAGCTACTGTGCAAGCAGAATTGAGGGGATGTGCTGCTGTCCCTCTGCTTGCTGACCGTGGTGTGGTCTCAGCAGGGCCTGGGCCGTGGGCTTAGCCTCTTGTTCGGCATCCCCCGGCGTCCTCCACCAGGAGAACTAGCAGGAGGGCCGCCAAGGTCCCTGGTGGGAGAGGAGCATGTAGTCTTTCCAGCATTTCTCTGCCTTCCTAATGTGGCCTCTCCGTATTCCTGAGAGTAGTCCCCAATCCCTTTGCCAGCCTTGCCTCCTTCCTGACCCCGCCCCCAGAACCTCACCTGGCCCAGTCCCAGCCCAAATCTGAGGCAGCTGCCTGAGGACAACCTTGCAGTCACAGCAACACCCCGGAGAGCCAGGGCCCGGTTGGAGGGCAATCTCCCCCTGATTGCCCTAGGAGAGCACGGTTGGGCAGAGGGTCCCTCTCTGGAACTGGCATTTGATGTGTGCTCTGGTGAGAAGAGCTTTCCCACTGAGCACAGCCTCCAGCCATTCCTGTCCCCTTTCCCAGGACCTTTACAAGTAGCTTTTCCCCAGAACTGCCCTGCACCCCCACCCCTGAGGTCCTGGAGCACAAAGGCGACATGCcagggcctgggggtgggggtgggctgaGTGGAGGTCCAACTCTCTGGCCCCACTCTTTGTAGCTACAGACCACACC
This genomic interval carries:
- the MPRIP gene encoding myosin phosphatase Rho-interacting protein isoform X1, producing the protein MSAAKENPCRKFQANIFNKSKCQNCFKPRESHLLNDEDLTQAKPIYGGWLLLAPDGTDFDNPVHRSRKWQRRFFILYEHGLLRYALDEMPTTLPQGTINMNQCTDVVDGEGRTGQKFSLCILTPEKEHFIRAETKEIVSGWLEMLMVYPRTNKQNQKKKRKVEPPTPQEPGPAKVAVTSSSSSSSSNSSSSSSIPSAEKVPTTKSTLWQEEMRAKDQPDGSSLSPAQSPSQSQPTAASSLREPGLESKEEESAMSSDRMDCGRKVRVESGYFSLEKTKQDLKAEEQQLPPPLSPPSPSTPNHRYSCPESPSRELGGPLPSPGPRLPHRMVCSISLGSLDVASQPPAYVDSGSTRGRGTETLGSTFAFKASRQYATLADVPKAIRISHREAFQVERRRLERRTRARSPGREEVARLFGNERRRSQVIEKFEALDIEKAEHMETNAVGPSPSSDTRQGRSEKRAFPRKRDFTNEAPPAPLPDASASPLSPHRRAKSLDRRSTEPSVTPDLLNFKKGWLTKQYEDGQWKKHWFVLADQSLRYYRDSVAEEAADLDGEIDLSTCYDVTEYPVQRNYGFQIHTKEGEFTLSAMTSGIRRNWIQTIMKHVHPTTAPDVTSSLPEEKNKSSSSFETCPRPTEKQEAEPGEPDPEQKRSRARERRREGRSKTFDWAEFRPIQQALAQERVGGAGPTDTHEPLRPEVEPGELERERARRREERRKRFGMLDATDGPGTEDVALRMEVDRSPGLPVSDLKTHNVHVEIEQRWHQVETTPLREEKQVPIAPVHLSSEDGGDRLSTHELTSLLEKELEQSQKEASDLLEQNRLLQDQLRVALGREQSAREGYVLQTEVAASPSGAWQRLHRVNQDLQSELEAQCQRQELITHQIQTLKRSYGEAKDTIRHHEAEIRSLQARLSNAAAELAIKEQALAKLKGDLKREQGRVREQLEERQHSEAALSSQLRASEQKLKSAEALLLEKTQELRGLETQQALQRDRQKEVQRLQERIADLSQQLGASEQAQRLMEEKLQRNYELLLESCEKEKQALLQNLKEVEDKASAYEDQLQGQAQQVETLQKEKLSATFEGSEQVHQLEEQLEAREASVRRLAEHVQSLCDERDLLRQRFQELTERVATSDGDVAELREKLRRREADNQSLEHSYQRVSSQLQSMHTLLREKEEELERIKEAHEKVLEKKEQDLNEALVKMVALGSSLEETEIKLQAKEEILRKFASESPKDMEEPQRTPEETERDGTLLPGQPVQVTRAPLGLPHTRLEDEDEDLGAPLGEEYGDSSPSREDSMVPPKSVEVLDREGHQQGTAKLDQGAPGVKRQRIRFSTIQCQRYIHPEGSEKTWTSSTSSDTSQDRSPSEESMSSEPAPSVLPAPGDSDTYLSIIHSLETKLYVTEEKLKDVTVRLESQQGQSREALLALHHQWAGTEAQLREQLRASLLQVGVLASQLEQERQERARRVEGHVGELGDFQVKNSQALMCLENCREQLRSLPRASQEDEQDARAASLASVESELVSAIQALRHWPAPAVGGSHAQLETGGTEENGKPASLQQCPQPELTEQERVRLLSDQIALEASLISQIADSLKNTTSDVSRMLHEISWSGQPLMESAGAPVDTWAQKVLVDGEFWSQVESLRKHLGTLGGEAVGASGDGQQSIPQGLAPILANATWVRAELSFATQSVRESFHRRLQSIQETLRGTQTALRQHKCLLGEILGAYQTPDFERVMQQVLEALRLPAGHEDGVQLSWDLRPLGEVLGRDSDGSQEPFHVTDQSPGAFVAIQEELAQQLKEKASLLGEIAAALPSLPPVESLRDCQKLLQASQSLSYSTCFGGLGQYSSLLVQDAIIQAQVCYAACRIRLEYEKELQLCKESWQTRESSCSEQAQAAQALREEYEELLRKQKSEYLDVIAIVERENAELKAKAAQLDHQQQCLEDAESKHSMSMFTLRGRYEEEIRCVVEQLTRTESTLQAERSRVLSQLDASVRDRQDMERHHGEQIQTLEDRFQLKVRELQTIHEEELRTLQEHYSQSLRCLQDTLCLHQGPHPKALPAPAPDWQATQGEADSMTGLRERIQELEAQMDVMREELGHKDLEGDVATLREKYQRDLESLKATCERGFAAMEETHQKKIEDLQRQHQRELEKLREEKDRLLAEETAATISAIEAMKNAHREEMERELEKSQRSQISSVNSDVEALRRQYLEELQSVQRELEVLSEQYSQKCLENAHLAQALEAERQALRQCQRENQELNAHNQELNNRLAAEITRLRTLLTGDGGGEATGSPLAQGKDAYELEVLLRVKESEIQYLKQEISSLKDELQTALRDKKYASDKYKDIYTELSIAKAKADCDISRLKEQLKAATEALGEKSPDSATVSGYDIMKSKSNPDFLKKDRSCVTRQLRNIRSKSLKEGLTVQERLKLFESRDLKKD